One region of Micromonospora ureilytica genomic DNA includes:
- a CDS encoding NAD(P)/FAD-dependent oxidoreductase — MSEQNGTVVIGAGPAGLTAAYELLRHGRSVQVFEADEVVGGISRTVERDGWRFDIGGHRFFTKVPRVEAFWHEILPDEDFLTRPRMSRIFYRGALFNYPLSAVNALRNLGLPEAARCLGSYARARLRPPRDQSHFEGWVSARFGWRLYSIFFKTYTEKVWGMPADRLQADWAAQRIKNLSLATAIRNALLPRRRRTDVTSLIEQFQYPKYGPGMMWERCAEQVRERGGQLSTGSWVTAVHRDPARRRAISVTVNGAGGQRTEAADHVISSMPISELVAAFHPPAPPEVLACAADLRYRDFLTVALVVPAEFSFPDNWIYVHDPGVRVGRIQNFGSWSPYLVKDGRTCLGLEYFVFEDDEMWRTPDADLVTLATAELERLGLVRQGVVEAGYVVRMPKAYPVYDERYQHNVDVIRAWLAEAVPNVHPVGRNGMHRYNNQDHSMLTAMLTAENIATGSTHDVWSVNVERDYHEESSGGDNRRGTGRDAPVVPSRIIAAPISLPEGSDDRAPVAAPPSHG, encoded by the coding sequence ATGAGCGAGCAGAACGGCACGGTGGTCATCGGTGCCGGACCGGCCGGACTCACCGCGGCGTACGAGCTGCTTCGGCACGGCCGGTCGGTCCAGGTGTTCGAGGCCGACGAGGTGGTCGGCGGCATCAGTCGCACCGTGGAGCGCGACGGATGGCGGTTCGACATCGGCGGGCACCGGTTCTTCACCAAAGTGCCCCGGGTGGAGGCGTTCTGGCACGAGATCCTGCCGGACGAGGACTTCCTGACCCGGCCCCGGATGAGCCGCATCTTCTACCGGGGCGCCCTGTTCAACTACCCGCTCAGCGCCGTGAACGCGCTGCGGAACCTGGGCCTGCCGGAGGCCGCCCGTTGCCTCGGCTCGTACGCCCGCGCCCGGTTGCGGCCACCACGGGACCAGTCACACTTCGAGGGCTGGGTGTCGGCCCGGTTCGGCTGGCGGCTGTACTCGATCTTCTTCAAGACGTACACGGAGAAGGTTTGGGGTATGCCGGCGGACCGGTTGCAGGCCGACTGGGCGGCGCAGCGGATCAAGAACCTGTCGCTGGCCACGGCGATCCGCAACGCGCTGCTGCCCCGGCGTCGGCGCACCGACGTGACAAGCCTGATCGAGCAGTTCCAGTACCCGAAGTACGGGCCGGGGATGATGTGGGAGCGCTGCGCCGAGCAGGTCCGCGAGCGGGGCGGGCAGCTGTCCACCGGCAGCTGGGTCACCGCCGTGCACCGCGACCCGGCCCGGCGGCGGGCGATCAGCGTGACGGTCAACGGCGCGGGCGGGCAGCGGACCGAAGCCGCCGACCACGTGATCTCGTCCATGCCGATCTCGGAGCTGGTGGCCGCGTTCCACCCGCCGGCGCCGCCGGAGGTGCTGGCCTGCGCGGCCGACCTGCGCTACCGCGACTTCCTGACGGTCGCCCTGGTCGTGCCGGCGGAGTTCTCGTTCCCGGACAACTGGATCTACGTGCACGACCCGGGGGTACGGGTGGGCCGGATCCAGAACTTCGGCTCCTGGTCGCCGTACCTGGTCAAGGACGGCCGCACCTGCCTGGGCCTGGAGTACTTCGTGTTCGAGGACGACGAGATGTGGCGTACCCCGGATGCCGACCTGGTGACCCTCGCCACCGCGGAGTTGGAGCGGTTGGGATTGGTTCGACAGGGCGTGGTGGAGGCCGGCTACGTCGTGCGCATGCCCAAGGCCTACCCGGTGTACGACGAGCGCTACCAGCACAACGTGGACGTGATCCGGGCCTGGCTGGCCGAGGCGGTGCCGAACGTGCACCCGGTCGGACGCAACGGCATGCACCGCTACAACAACCAGGACCACTCGATGCTGACCGCGATGCTCACCGCCGAGAACATCGCCACCGGGAGTACGCACGACGTCTGGTCGGTCAACGTGGAGCGGGACTACCACGAGGAATCCTCCGGTGGCGACAACCGGCGGGGCACCGGCCGGGACGCGCCGGTGGTGCCCAGCCGGATCATCGCGGCGCCGATCAGCCTGCCGGAGGGGTCGGACGACCGGGCCCCTGTCGCAGCTCCCCCGTCTCACGGGTGA
- a CDS encoding TetR/AcrR family transcriptional regulator, with amino-acid sequence MDTAYGSEPLPVWERPEPQPRAVPVPLSREKIAATALRLADAHGLDGLSLRKIAKELGVGPMRLYDYVINKSELLDLMVDVVYARIAEVGQRSGWRDTVLSIAHATRAAALDHEWFSDVLGGRPHLGPHALAVGEATAAALSAAPGVRDIDDLQRAVGALNAFIIGSVRREVTERRTVRSTGADEAAFQASLGPYLTRMLKTGRYPTVARLVVDGAHLNAEETFDHNLTTILDGITRRSPT; translated from the coding sequence GTGGATACAGCGTACGGTAGTGAGCCACTGCCCGTTTGGGAGCGGCCCGAACCTCAGCCGCGCGCGGTGCCGGTGCCGTTGAGCCGCGAGAAGATCGCCGCTACGGCGCTCCGGCTTGCCGACGCGCACGGCCTCGACGGGCTGTCACTGCGCAAGATCGCCAAAGAGCTCGGTGTCGGTCCGATGCGGCTCTACGACTACGTGATCAACAAGTCGGAGCTACTCGATCTCATGGTCGACGTCGTCTACGCCCGGATCGCCGAGGTGGGCCAGCGCTCCGGGTGGCGCGACACGGTGCTGTCCATCGCCCACGCGACCCGCGCCGCCGCCCTTGACCACGAGTGGTTCTCCGACGTGCTCGGCGGGCGGCCACACCTGGGACCACACGCGCTCGCCGTGGGCGAAGCGACCGCTGCGGCGCTCAGTGCGGCCCCCGGCGTGCGCGACATCGACGATCTCCAGCGAGCCGTGGGCGCCCTCAACGCCTTCATCATCGGATCGGTCCGCAGGGAGGTCACCGAACGACGCACCGTACGTTCCACCGGCGCCGACGAAGCCGCCTTCCAGGCCAGCCTCGGCCCCTACCTCACGCGCATGTTGAAGACCGGAAGATACCCCACAGTGGCCCGCCTCGTCGTCGACGGTGCCCACCTCAACGCCGAGGAAACCTTCGACCACAACCTGACCACCATCCTGGACGGCATCACCCGCCGCAGCCCAACGTGA
- a CDS encoding serpin family protein, which yields MVSRRSVLRAVPLAAAALTAVPGDSRWLGPSSTSTQAGRVPPDPATLQAAATAVRGFTADLYRTLASARTGSNVVCAPYSVGLALAMTRAGAGSTTADEMDAVLHAPHPRPSALDSGFNTVERTLAGRYQDGDGIKQPLLTTANALWTRLDLVLRPGFRDALTGYYGAAPQPVDFRGAPEVARQEINTWVSDRTNAKIPELLQSDAVGPDTSLMLTNTIYLRAAWKYPFTATATAPGPFTRDDGAVVDVPIMRGPFDRMGYLEGDGWRAVDVPYAGDGLAMAIVMPTRGELATVEANLDATWLGALLTGFQITDVELRLPRWTFRLPAELGAALGSLGMPTAFTSQADFTGMSTEPALCIDDVVHETFIAVDEKGTEAAAASAVIVRPPSIPQGPRFFVNRPFLYVIHDRLTGVPLFLGRVHDPLVDGPA from the coding sequence ATGGTCTCGCGTCGATCGGTCCTGCGGGCGGTGCCGCTTGCGGCCGCTGCCCTTACCGCCGTCCCAGGTGACTCCCGCTGGCTCGGCCCGTCGTCCACCTCAACCCAGGCGGGCCGCGTACCACCCGACCCAGCCACGTTGCAGGCCGCCGCTACTGCCGTTCGCGGCTTCACGGCCGACCTCTACCGGACGCTGGCGTCGGCCCGGACAGGCAGCAACGTGGTGTGCGCACCGTACTCGGTTGGGCTCGCGCTCGCGATGACCAGGGCGGGCGCCGGCTCGACCACGGCGGACGAGATGGACGCGGTGCTCCACGCGCCGCATCCACGCCCCAGCGCGCTCGACAGCGGGTTCAACACGGTCGAAAGGACGCTCGCCGGCCGGTACCAGGACGGTGACGGGATCAAGCAGCCTCTGCTGACCACGGCCAACGCGCTGTGGACACGACTCGACCTGGTCCTGCGACCCGGGTTCCGGGACGCCCTGACCGGCTACTACGGTGCCGCGCCGCAGCCGGTCGACTTCCGCGGCGCGCCGGAGGTGGCCCGCCAGGAGATCAACACCTGGGTGTCCGATCGGACCAACGCGAAGATCCCGGAGCTGTTGCAGTCCGACGCCGTGGGCCCCGACACCAGCCTGATGCTGACCAACACGATCTACCTCAGGGCGGCCTGGAAGTACCCGTTCACCGCGACGGCCACGGCGCCGGGGCCGTTCACCAGGGATGACGGGGCCGTTGTCGACGTCCCGATCATGCGCGGGCCGTTCGACAGGATGGGCTACCTGGAGGGGGACGGGTGGCGCGCAGTCGACGTGCCGTACGCGGGCGACGGGCTTGCCATGGCCATCGTCATGCCGACCCGGGGCGAGCTCGCCACGGTCGAGGCCAACCTCGATGCGACCTGGCTGGGCGCGCTGCTAACCGGGTTCCAGATCACCGACGTCGAACTGCGCCTGCCCCGGTGGACGTTCCGCCTGCCGGCCGAGCTGGGTGCCGCGCTGGGCAGCCTCGGCATGCCCACGGCATTCACGTCACAGGCCGACTTCACCGGCATGAGCACCGAGCCGGCCCTGTGCATCGACGACGTGGTGCACGAGACGTTCATCGCGGTGGACGAGAAGGGTACCGAGGCCGCGGCCGCGTCGGCCGTCATCGTCCGACCGCCGTCGATCCCGCAAGGGCCGCGGTTCTTCGTCAACCGGCCATTCCTGTACGTCATCCACGACCGGCTCACCGGCGTACCGCTGTTCCTCGGCCGGGTCCACGACCCGCTGGTCGACGGCCCAGCCTGA
- a CDS encoding GNAT family N-acetyltransferase: MEHNALRTERLELRPVRDDDVDRILEYRNLPEVTRWLLRTEVDPATLQAAWRRAAADPDDHSVAATLDGVVIGTVSLDVVDGMGQPGMPPRTEAELGYIFDPAYGGHGYATEAVTAVVAHAFERLNIRRITAGCFADNLASVRILEKIGMRREQHGVGDSWHAELGWVDGYTYALLAETWRREAAS; the protein is encoded by the coding sequence ATGGAACACAACGCTTTGCGCACCGAACGCCTCGAGCTTCGCCCGGTGCGTGATGACGACGTCGACCGGATCCTGGAGTACCGCAATCTGCCCGAGGTCACGCGCTGGCTACTACGCACCGAGGTCGATCCGGCAACCTTGCAGGCGGCGTGGCGACGCGCGGCGGCAGACCCCGACGACCACAGCGTGGCGGCCACGCTTGATGGTGTGGTGATCGGAACTGTCTCGCTCGATGTCGTCGACGGCATGGGGCAGCCCGGCATGCCACCGCGGACGGAGGCCGAACTCGGCTACATCTTCGATCCGGCCTACGGCGGCCATGGCTACGCGACTGAGGCGGTCACCGCTGTGGTGGCGCACGCGTTCGAGCGGCTGAATATTCGAAGGATCACTGCCGGCTGTTTCGCGGACAATCTCGCCTCGGTGCGGATCCTCGAGAAGATCGGCATGCGTCGTGAACAGCACGGCGTCGGTGATTCCTGGCACGCCGAGCTGGGTTGGGTGGACGGCTACACCTACGCCCTGCTCGCCGAGACCTGGCGTCGGGAGGCAGCGTCGTAG
- a CDS encoding SAM-dependent methyltransferase codes for MTVPSTSELPEGRCAERIDTTTVHPARRYNYWLGGKDNFAADRQSGDQIAAVYPGVRTLARENRAFLGRAVRFLAEEVGVRQFLDIGTGIPSADNTHEVAQSVAPDSRVVYVDNDPMVLVHARALLTSDPAGATAYLDADLRDPEKILADPQLHATLDLSQPVALVLIAVTHFLTDDDRPHEQVARLLDPLPSGSWLALTHFTTDHIPADTVTRMEAEFAAGRMKQDAVPRDRAEFARFFTGLDLAEPGIAPVSEWRPQVPPEQRPPLADASIYGAVARKP; via the coding sequence GTGACGGTGCCGTCCACGTCGGAATTACCCGAGGGCCGCTGTGCCGAGCGGATCGACACCACGACCGTGCATCCGGCTCGCCGCTACAACTACTGGCTCGGCGGCAAGGACAACTTCGCCGCCGACCGGCAGTCCGGCGACCAGATCGCGGCCGTCTACCCGGGGGTGCGCACGCTCGCCAGGGAAAACCGGGCCTTCCTCGGCCGGGCGGTCCGGTTCCTCGCCGAGGAGGTCGGCGTCCGGCAGTTCCTCGACATCGGCACCGGCATCCCGAGCGCCGACAACACCCACGAGGTGGCCCAGTCCGTCGCCCCCGACTCCCGGGTGGTCTACGTCGACAACGACCCGATGGTGCTGGTGCACGCCCGAGCGCTGCTGACCAGCGACCCGGCCGGCGCCACCGCCTACCTGGACGCCGACCTACGCGACCCGGAAAAGATCCTCGCCGACCCGCAGCTGCACGCCACACTGGACCTTTCCCAGCCGGTGGCGCTGGTGCTGATCGCCGTGACGCACTTCCTCACCGACGACGACCGCCCACACGAGCAGGTCGCACGCCTGCTCGACCCGCTACCGTCGGGCAGCTGGCTGGCGCTGACCCACTTCACCACCGACCACATCCCCGCCGACACCGTCACACGGATGGAGGCCGAGTTCGCCGCCGGCCGGATGAAGCAGGACGCCGTACCCCGCGACCGCGCCGAGTTCGCCCGCTTCTTCACCGGCCTGGACCTGGCCGAACCGGGCATCGCCCCGGTCAGCGAGTGGCGCCCGCAGGTGCCGCCGGAGCAGCGTCCGCCGCTGGCCGACGCCTCCATCTACGGCGCGGTGGCCCGCAAGCCCTGA
- a CDS encoding GNAT family N-acetyltransferase produces MDVRIQQSVVANLSNRPAPVEVGPFVIGMDPTTTSPHINYATPRPGAAITAADVTALVAAFRAAGRKPRLEYVSSCASGLEAQLVADGFTVEARHTYLICVPSALTAPPTLDGLNLREPGTDVQRAALISAQNEAFGGDPVASTADVARLRRQQGAGGVAVMAVTDDGTCAGGGGAAPPTGAVSEVAGIAVRTPFRRRGLAGAITAELTRRLFTTGAEIAWLEASGEDSWRVYERVGYRPAGERLYIGTN; encoded by the coding sequence ATGGACGTCCGCATCCAGCAGTCCGTCGTCGCCAACCTGTCCAACCGACCCGCGCCCGTAGAGGTAGGGCCGTTCGTGATTGGGATGGATCCGACAACGACAAGTCCCCACATCAACTACGCGACCCCGCGTCCCGGTGCTGCCATCACCGCGGCGGACGTCACCGCCCTGGTGGCGGCCTTTCGCGCGGCTGGCCGCAAACCGCGCCTGGAGTACGTCAGCAGTTGCGCCTCCGGTCTGGAGGCGCAACTGGTCGCTGACGGATTCACAGTGGAAGCCCGGCACACCTACCTGATCTGTGTGCCCAGCGCATTGACGGCACCACCCACGCTCGACGGCCTCAATCTGCGCGAGCCCGGCACCGATGTTCAGCGGGCCGCGCTGATCAGCGCTCAGAACGAAGCCTTCGGCGGCGATCCGGTGGCCTCCACGGCCGACGTGGCTCGGCTCCGGCGCCAGCAGGGGGCCGGCGGCGTGGCCGTCATGGCCGTCACTGACGACGGCACCTGTGCGGGAGGTGGTGGAGCAGCCCCGCCCACCGGCGCGGTAAGCGAGGTCGCCGGCATCGCCGTTCGGACGCCCTTCCGTCGTCGGGGACTGGCGGGCGCGATCACCGCCGAATTGACCCGGCGGCTGTTCACCACCGGTGCGGAGATCGCTTGGCTGGAGGCCTCCGGCGAGGACTCATGGCGGGTATACGAGCGCGTCGGTTACCGACCCGCCGGTGAACGGCTCTACATCGGCACGAACTGA
- a CDS encoding ThuA domain-containing protein — protein sequence MPRHLRAFCLILLAIAAVVSTTTALPAEAAPRFRVLVFSKITNFYHDSIPAGIAAIQQLGAAHNFEVVATTDAAAFTDANLATFDVLVFNNTNSLPTSGDLLNASQRAALQTFIRNGGGWAGLHAASASERDWPWYEGLVGTIFDYHPDFSSTGGTFPGRVKVLDRAHPSTRNLPELWEQSEEWYNWRTNPTGNVHTLAQIKVRDGINGLDEGVDHAYSWCQRYDGGRSWFTAGGHASSQFSTPTFLEHLRYGIEWAAGAVAGDCSATKTSNFERVGLVTENLADPFELAVGPDRKVYYIQRTGALKVVNSDTLQVTTLLDFAYTSAMTDQSDGLLGMTLDRNFASNGWVYLLWSDKTLKQLNLSRFTVANNSVALSSEKRLLAVPTYRGEGRANSHMGGSLAMDGAGRLYAAIGDNTDPFASSGYTPVDERAGRAAWDAQGTAGNTNDLRGKILRITPQSDGTYTVPSGNLFPAGTARTRPEIYAMGMRNPFRITIEPQTNAVLVADYGPDARAADPNRGPEGTVEFNRITSAGNFGWPYCVGNNIPFNDYNFATNTSGAKFNCAAPVNNSPNNTGLATLPAAKSALVWYAYSASTQFPELGTGGGGPMSGPVYDYDPANTRTTKFPEYFEGKWITYELTRRWFKTLSVHKTAQTFSNARFGPTAVGDLQSINGIFDNMSWIQPFEAEFGPDGSLYVIDFGEGTGSGRGGSNAGAGIYRIDYVANGRPPTAKIAATPDSGRTPLAVTFSSAGSSAGDGSALSYAWDFTNDGSTDSTAANPGHTYSTAGKHTARLTIRNSGNGLTATAVTDVVVGNTRPTVTITVPDGGFFDFGDKIPYTVTVTDPEETTIDCAKVTVQTQLGHDQHAHPLDVYTGCSGLLATEADAGDGHGPGQNLYTLITAQYTDGGAAGGVPALTGSTRVQLQPKSKEAEHFSAQSGVTVNDRATARAGKRLGEVDHNDWVAFGPADLRNIGSVTLGVTNGGLGGTIELRTGSPTGTLIGTASIGSTGGWDNLVSPTVTLTNKPTGTTTLYAKFVNAAQVGGTPDLLALDWLRFNGAGVKQEPGGTLSLAASPTGGTAPLTTTLTATATAPSGQSITDYAWDFGDNSAITHGTALRSTAHSYPRKGTFTARVTVTYTSGETRSLNLTITVT from the coding sequence ATGCCCCGACACCTCCGTGCGTTCTGCCTGATCCTGCTCGCCATTGCCGCAGTGGTGAGCACCACCACCGCCCTGCCCGCCGAGGCCGCCCCGCGCTTCCGGGTGTTGGTCTTTTCCAAGATCACCAACTTCTACCACGACTCGATCCCGGCCGGCATCGCCGCGATCCAGCAGCTCGGCGCCGCCCACAACTTCGAGGTCGTCGCCACCACCGACGCGGCGGCGTTCACCGACGCCAACCTCGCCACCTTCGACGTCCTGGTCTTCAACAACACCAACTCCCTGCCCACCTCGGGTGACCTGCTCAACGCCAGCCAGCGGGCCGCGTTGCAGACGTTCATCCGCAACGGCGGCGGTTGGGCCGGCCTGCACGCCGCCTCGGCCAGCGAACGCGACTGGCCTTGGTACGAGGGCCTGGTCGGCACGATCTTCGACTACCACCCCGACTTCTCGTCCACCGGCGGCACCTTCCCCGGCCGGGTCAAGGTGCTCGACCGGGCGCACCCGTCGACGCGCAACCTGCCGGAGCTCTGGGAGCAGAGCGAGGAGTGGTACAACTGGCGGACCAACCCGACCGGCAACGTGCACACCCTCGCGCAGATCAAGGTGCGCGACGGGATCAACGGCCTGGACGAGGGCGTCGACCACGCGTACTCCTGGTGTCAGCGCTACGACGGCGGCCGGTCCTGGTTCACCGCCGGTGGGCACGCCAGCTCCCAGTTCAGCACCCCGACGTTCCTGGAGCACCTGCGCTACGGCATCGAGTGGGCGGCCGGCGCGGTCGCCGGTGACTGCTCGGCCACCAAGACCAGCAACTTCGAACGGGTGGGGCTGGTCACCGAGAACCTGGCCGACCCGTTCGAGCTGGCCGTCGGCCCGGACCGGAAGGTCTACTACATCCAGCGCACGGGCGCGCTCAAGGTGGTCAACTCCGACACCCTCCAGGTCACCACGCTGCTGGACTTCGCCTACACCTCGGCGATGACCGACCAGTCCGACGGGCTGCTCGGGATGACCCTGGACCGCAACTTCGCCAGCAACGGCTGGGTCTACCTGCTCTGGTCCGACAAGACCCTGAAACAGCTCAACCTGTCCCGGTTCACGGTCGCCAACAACAGCGTCGCGCTCTCCTCGGAGAAACGCCTGCTGGCCGTCCCCACCTACCGGGGCGAGGGCCGGGCCAACTCGCACATGGGCGGGTCGCTGGCCATGGACGGGGCCGGGCGGCTCTACGCGGCGATCGGTGACAACACCGACCCGTTCGCCTCCAGCGGCTACACGCCTGTCGACGAGCGCGCCGGCCGCGCCGCCTGGGACGCCCAGGGCACCGCCGGCAACACCAACGACCTACGCGGCAAGATCCTGCGGATCACCCCACAATCCGACGGTACGTACACGGTGCCGAGCGGCAACCTCTTCCCGGCCGGCACCGCGAGGACCCGGCCGGAGATCTACGCGATGGGCATGCGCAACCCGTTCCGGATCACCATCGAGCCGCAGACCAACGCGGTGCTGGTGGCCGACTACGGCCCGGACGCCCGCGCCGCCGACCCCAACCGTGGTCCGGAGGGGACCGTCGAGTTCAACCGGATCACCAGCGCCGGCAACTTCGGTTGGCCGTACTGCGTGGGCAACAACATCCCGTTCAACGACTACAACTTCGCCACCAACACCTCGGGGGCGAAGTTCAACTGCGCGGCGCCGGTGAACAACTCGCCCAACAACACCGGCCTGGCCACTCTGCCGGCGGCGAAGTCCGCGCTGGTCTGGTACGCGTACTCCGCCTCCACCCAGTTTCCCGAGCTGGGCACCGGCGGTGGCGGGCCGATGAGCGGTCCGGTCTACGACTACGACCCGGCCAACACCCGCACCACGAAGTTCCCCGAGTACTTCGAGGGCAAGTGGATCACCTATGAGCTGACCCGCAGATGGTTCAAGACGCTCTCGGTCCACAAGACGGCGCAGACCTTCAGCAACGCGCGCTTCGGCCCCACCGCCGTGGGTGACCTCCAGTCGATCAACGGGATCTTCGACAACATGAGCTGGATCCAGCCCTTCGAGGCGGAGTTCGGCCCAGACGGTTCGCTCTACGTCATCGACTTCGGCGAGGGCACCGGCAGCGGTCGCGGCGGCAGCAACGCCGGCGCGGGCATCTACCGCATCGACTATGTCGCCAACGGGCGGCCACCGACCGCGAAGATCGCCGCCACCCCGGACAGCGGACGTACGCCGCTCGCGGTGACGTTCTCCTCGGCCGGGTCGTCCGCCGGTGACGGGTCGGCGCTCAGCTACGCCTGGGACTTCACCAACGACGGCAGCACCGACTCCACCGCCGCCAACCCGGGCCACACCTACTCGACGGCCGGGAAACACACCGCCCGGCTGACCATCCGCAACAGCGGCAACGGGTTGACCGCCACCGCGGTGACCGACGTGGTGGTCGGCAACACCCGACCGACGGTGACCATCACCGTGCCCGACGGCGGGTTCTTCGACTTCGGGGACAAGATCCCGTACACGGTGACGGTCACCGACCCGGAGGAGACCACCATCGACTGCGCGAAGGTGACAGTGCAGACGCAGCTCGGCCACGACCAGCACGCCCACCCGCTGGACGTGTACACCGGCTGCTCGGGGCTTCTCGCCACCGAGGCGGACGCCGGTGACGGCCACGGGCCGGGGCAGAACCTCTACACCCTGATCACCGCGCAGTACACCGACGGCGGCGCGGCCGGCGGCGTACCCGCGCTGACCGGCTCGACCCGGGTCCAGTTGCAGCCGAAGAGCAAGGAGGCCGAGCACTTCAGCGCGCAGTCCGGCGTCACTGTCAACGACCGGGCAACCGCCCGCGCCGGCAAGCGGCTCGGCGAGGTCGACCACAACGACTGGGTGGCGTTCGGGCCGGCGGACCTGCGCAACATCGGCTCGGTGACGCTCGGGGTGACCAACGGCGGGCTCGGCGGCACCATCGAACTGCGGACCGGCTCGCCCACCGGCACGCTGATCGGCACGGCAAGCATCGGGTCGACCGGCGGGTGGGACAACCTGGTCTCCCCCACCGTCACGCTGACCAACAAACCCACAGGCACGACGACCCTGTACGCGAAGTTCGTCAACGCCGCCCAGGTCGGTGGCACCCCGGACCTGCTCGCCCTGGACTGGCTACGGTTCAACGGCGCCGGGGTCAAGCAGGAGCCGGGCGGGACGTTGTCCCTGGCCGCCAGCCCGACCGGCGGCACCGCGCCCCTGACCACCACACTCACCGCCACGGCGACGGCGCCGTCCGGGCAGAGCATCACCGACTACGCGTGGGACTTCGGCGACAACAGTGCCATCACGCACGGGACCGCCCTCCGGTCGACGGCACACAGCTATCCCCGCAAGGGGACCTTCACCGCCCGGGTGACGGTCACCTACACCAGTGGGGAGACCCGCTCACTCAACCTGACCATCACGGTCACCTGA
- a CDS encoding FAD-dependent oxidoreductase — translation MRTRIAIAGGGLGGLTLARILHQHGIETVVYDREASRSARPQGGALDLHPESGQLALAQAGLAGRFRSEARPDGEEHRILDPTGRMLVHHEPEPGSFSGRPEIDRSALRDLLLDSLPGDTVVWGHRLVAATPRPDGGWDLTFHGGHRVSCDTLIGADGARSVVRSLLTDVQLFYVATLVELTIDDVERRHPDLAELVGPGNMWCVGVNQILAAQRLGDGSLRVGISLRAEGRPLDTYRSKRALLNVFAGWDPRLTALIEAAESAPTPRLIETMPIGTRWTGRPGVTLIGDAAHLMPPVGEGANQAMLDAAELASQLAANTADPNSAIRAYEESMFSRIHPIAEMSARVQAMMLSPTAAEDIARFFTRPAEPVHAD, via the coding sequence GTGAGAACGCGAATCGCGATCGCCGGTGGTGGACTCGGCGGGTTGACGCTGGCTCGGATCCTGCACCAGCACGGCATCGAGACGGTGGTGTACGACCGGGAGGCAAGCCGATCCGCGCGGCCCCAGGGCGGTGCTCTCGATCTACACCCGGAGTCCGGTCAACTGGCCCTGGCCCAAGCGGGTCTCGCCGGCCGGTTCCGGTCGGAGGCGCGGCCCGACGGCGAGGAACATCGCATCCTCGACCCGACCGGACGAATGCTGGTACACCATGAACCCGAACCTGGCTCATTCTCCGGGCGTCCCGAGATCGACCGGAGCGCACTGCGTGACCTTCTGCTCGACTCCCTCCCCGGCGACACGGTTGTCTGGGGGCACCGGCTTGTCGCGGCGACCCCGCGACCGGACGGCGGCTGGGACCTGACGTTTCACGGCGGCCACCGAGTCAGCTGCGACACCCTCATCGGCGCGGACGGCGCACGCTCGGTCGTCCGGTCGCTGCTGACCGACGTCCAACTGTTCTACGTGGCCACCCTCGTCGAGCTGACAATCGACGACGTCGAGCGCCGCCACCCCGATCTCGCCGAGCTTGTCGGCCCCGGCAACATGTGGTGCGTCGGCGTGAACCAGATCCTGGCAGCGCAACGTCTCGGCGATGGCAGCCTCCGGGTCGGGATCTCGCTGCGCGCGGAGGGCCGGCCCCTGGATACGTACCGCAGCAAACGCGCCCTGCTGAACGTGTTCGCTGGCTGGGACCCCCGCCTCACCGCACTCATCGAGGCCGCCGAGAGCGCGCCGACGCCACGCCTGATCGAGACGATGCCCATCGGTACGCGCTGGACCGGCCGGCCGGGCGTCACCCTCATCGGCGACGCCGCGCACCTCATGCCACCGGTCGGCGAGGGCGCCAACCAGGCCATGCTCGACGCCGCCGAACTCGCCAGCCAGCTCGCCGCCAATACCGCCGACCCGAATTCGGCGATTCGGGCGTACGAAGAGTCGATGTTCAGCAGGATTCACCCGATCGCCGAAATGTCCGCGCGAGTCCAAGCGATGATGCTGTCCCCCACCGCGGCGGAGGACATCGCTCGCTTCTTCACCCGGCCGGCGGAACCGGTACACGCAGACTGA